The window GACGTTGCCCATATCGTGAAAGAGCACGAAACTCACAGAGTTACCGACATACGGCAAAGTCGGCGGCGGCATGCGCAACTCGGTCGAATTTACGAATACGGCAGCGCCACCGATGGGAAAGCCCGACTGAGGATCACGCGGACCGGCGGAGTTGACGCCGAAGCCGCGATGGGAGTTGCCGCCGCCGGCGTAAAGCCGCTCCGGCAAGGGAATGCTCTCATCCACTGCGTTACCGTAAGCCCGCTCCTGCCCGTAGCGCGTGTTACGCGCCAGAACGAAGCGATGATGGTCCAGATCGTAGTAACTGGAGTTGGACGCGTCCAACTGGTTGAAGTTGGCCTCCGAATCGAAGATTGCCGAAGAGATGAACTCCTGAAAGCTCGTGTAGGTACCGCGATGAGCGTCCAGCGGGGCGTCGCGTGTATCACGAATCCATGTAAAGCTCGGGCCGCCTACGCGCACCGCCTGCAACAGAAGGGGAATCTCCGTGATCGGCAGCGCGACGCTGTCCTGGTTCACCTTTACCCGGCGATATACGAACTGGTAGATGAAGGTATTGGCCTTGCTGAACAGCGTGTGTTCGCCGTTGAACTTCTCCGTCAGGCGCAGGCTGCCTTCCAGTTGCGAGGCGCTGTAGGTAACAACATCCTGACTGTTGTTGTAGCCCGCAGAGAAACTGAAATTGAAGTTCCTGGCGCCGAAAACATGGGGATACTGGTACACGAATTGGACCCGCTGCTCCAGCAGGCCTAGATTCCCGCGAACGGAAACGGTCTGGTCGCGGCCAAAGAGATTGATGCGGCTCAGCTCAAGGACTCCGCGTGGACTCGCGCCAACTGTTCCATTCGGGCCGGGAGAGCTCCCTCCGTTCACGGTGCCGGTCTGCACCTCAAAGCCGCCTCCGTAACTGAGATCCCATCGCCGGGCCTCGGTCGTCTGCAGCAGGACGGTCTTGCGCGGTTCCTCGCCCGTGGGATTTTGAATCACGGGACTGACCTCGTTGAAGAGCGCCAGGTCGTACAGATTGCGCTGCGTATCCAGAAGCGCCGATTGATCGAGTGGCTCGCCTTCTTTCATCGTGATGCCGTGCGCGATGGTCTGCGGCCGGGTGTAATGCAGGCCTGTGATCATCAGGCCGCGCAGGAAAACCTGCTCACCTTCGCGAATGTGAAAGATAATATCCACCTGGCCGGAGGCTCCAGTCTGTTTATCCGGCTGCTGATTTTCCTGCGTCTGCTTGTCTGTTTTCTGTGTACCCTGAGGCGCGGCCTGGGCGACATCGACCTGGGCCTGATCGAATCCGCGGCTGAGGTAGTAGGTGAGCAGGGCCTCGCGATCGCCAGCCAGGCTCTCCGGCGAAAGCGGCTGCCCCGGAGCGGTATTCAGGAGCTTTGTCAATTGAGCCGGCGCAATTCGCTCTGTTCCCTCAAGCTGCACGGAATGAATGCGCTCCTGTTGCCCTTCTTCGATGTGGTACACCACGTCGAGGCCGACGAGCTTGCCGTGTGCCCGGCTTCGACTCTGGCTCTGGTCCTGACTCTGACTCCGGCTCTGACCCGCGCCAGGTTGCGCCCCGTTGCCCTGGCCTCGATTGTCTTCGTCCAGAATCTCAGGCGTCACCTTCACGTGCGCGAATCCGTTGTTCTGGTAAATGGCTTCCAGGGAACTCACATCGGTATTGACGAGAGACTGGTTGTAGACACCCTCACGATCAAAGGCGTCCCGCGCGCGCACGCTTAGCCGTTCCTGCAGCGTGGGCAGATCAAAGTATTTGGCGCCGGCAATCGTTACGCTGCCCACGCGATGCCGCGCACCCAACTGCACGTGGAAGGCAATATCGACCAGATCGGCACTCGGAGGCTTCTGCTCATGCTGCACCTTCACGTCAAAGAAACCAAGCCGCTGACAGTAGTTCTGAAGCCGCCGGCTGCCTTCGTTAAGGAGGTCTTCATCCACGCTTCCTTCTTCGTAGATCGGCAATAGCTTGCGCATCTTCGCATCGCTCAGCTTGACGCCGTCAACGGAGACATGGACGACCGGCCCGCGATTGGCGAAAAACTGATAATCCACCGCTTTGTTCGCGACGATGTACTGCTTCGACTCTTGCCTGACCTCGGCCTCCAGCCGCTGCTCCTTTCGGTAGTGATTCTCCACACCGTTGAGCGCCCTCGAAGTGGTTTCCTGGTCGACGGTATGCCCTGATTTCAGCTTCGAGTAGCTCCGGAATTCCTCCGGCGTCAGTCCGCTTTCTCCACTCACGGACACGGCTCCAATCTTCGCGTGCGGCCCGGAATCGACGGTAAAAGCGATATCCACAAGCTGGTTCTCCGGGTGCTGGGAGAGCGAATACGAAAAAACCGGCTCATAGTAGCCGCTGTCGGCCAGCGAATGCCGCATCGCCGCCTCGGCGCGGTCCAGACCGGAGGCGACGAAGCGAGTACCGGGCGTCAGACGGCTGATACGGGCCAGCAGGGAGTTGGTGTTGCTGCCTTTTGCTCCGTTCACGCTGACCAGGCCGATAAAAGTCCGTGGCGTTCCACGAAAAACGAGTACCACGCGTCCGTCCGCGATGCTTCCCTGCGCCGTAATCGAGTCATACAGGCCGGACGCGTAAAGCCGGCGCAGACTTTGGCGAACGTTCTCGGCGCGAAGCGGGACGTTTGGCTGCTGCGGCAACTGATCCGGCAGCGGAGCGAGCCGCGGCGCGGCGACTCCTTCGAAGTCAATGCGCAAGACCGTCTTCCCCTCCAACGCCTCAAGCCGGTCCTCGGCCGTTTGCTCGCTCCCCGCGAAATCGCCCTCATAGGGGCGTGGACTGGCTAGACTGGCCGGCCTGGCTGCGGAATTTGATTCCGATGCAGCCCCTTCCTGCTGCGGCGACGGAGCATCGGGAAGAGATTCGCTCCCGGCCGACTTGTCAGTCGACGGTTGGCGAGTTTCCGGACCGATTGCCTGCGCGACGGCTGCGAATCGGCCATTTCCATCCAGCGTTCCCAGTAGACAGGCAAAAAACAGGCCTGTAACGCGGAGCGGGCCTCCGCGAAAGCCCGCGCGAGATTTAGTCCGGTTCGTGGGCTCCTTTTTCGCTTTCACTGTGAACAGAATGGCTCCAAATCTCCAAAACACGAGCGACTTCCCGTCATGCATCCGAGAAGCACCGTTACCCCAACCAGAATCCCAGTGGCCACTCGGAACCCAGGCCACCCAAAACGCGCGAAGGCAAGGGAATCCGGTCAATCCTACCAAATACCTATCGCCGCCCCCTGATCTGTTTCGGACGCGGCGAGGAATCCGTTTTCGCGCACCAAGGTTCTCTTTTTCAACGCCGTTCGGGTTCGCCGACAGATCCAGAATCAGGCCCCATCGGACGGTACCCTATTGCGCTTAACCGCTGCTCCCTATACTAATAACCTCAAGCGAACTACGCCGGGGCAAATGCTCGCAGCCCGCTCCGAGCCTGGTTCACGATCTGGCAGACATCCCGGGGCATTCGCCAGGCCGGATGAAGCAAAGCCTCAACAGCGACTGGTCAAGTGCTCAGCCTTGCATTTGGACGGACAGATGCACCTTTTAGGTTCGAAGGACTCCCAATGGGCTTATCGAAATCCCCCGGCGTGACTGACACTGATCTCCCGGCCGCTGATGCAACTGAGACCGCCAAGGCCGAAACGGGTTACGATCCGGTCCGAGAAAGCGCTCAGACGCAAACCGCCGAGAATGCATCCAATACTCAGGAGCAGGAGGATTCTTCAGACCGCGACCGATCAGAAGGTGCGCGGACGGATCGCTCCGAAGAATCAGTTCCGGCATCTACTGGACCGGCGAAAACGCAGGATGCAGGCGCGGAAGGCGAATCGGCGGAAGCTGTCATCCTCGCCCGGGCACAATCGGGGGATCATGCGGCATTTGCCCAGCTCTATTCGGCTCATAAGCGCCGGGTCTATTCCTTATGCCTGCGCATGTTGGGCAACGTAGCAGAAGCCGAGGACCTGACGCAGGAGTCTTTCTTGCAACTGCATCGGAAGATCGCAACATTTCGTGGCGATTCAGCTTTCTCGACCTGGCTGCACCGCCTTACTATCAACGTGGTGCTGATGCACCTTCGACGTAAGGGCCTGAATCTCATCTCGTTGGATGAGGCGCTTGATCCTTCGCCAGACCACGGTCCCGCGCGCAGCTTTGGGGCGCCGGATTTGCGTCTGACTGGCTCGATCGATCGCATGACACTGGAAAAAGCGGTGGAAAGCCTCCCGGCGGGATACCGTCTTATTTTCGTCCTGCATGATATTGAAGGATATGAACATAACGAAATCGCAACCTTGCTTGACTGTTCCATTGGAAATTCAAAGTCTCAGCTCCATAAGGCCCGAATGAAGTTGCGGGAAGCGCTGCGCGCCCCTGCGGATGAGGAGATGGCCAAGTGACCCAACCCCAGGATAGGTACCGCACATCAGAAGAAGTCAAAGAAATCAATCGGGACATCCTCGACGCAGATTGCGCCAGATTTCAGGCCAGTATGCCGGAACGCGTCGGCGCAGGCGAGGAGTTACAGGCAGATCCCCACATGCTTACCTGTGAGCGATGCAGCGCACTGGTGCGCGAACTCGAGTACATTGCTGAAGTAGCGCGCCAACTGATGCCCATCGAAGAAGAGCCCCGCGACGAGCTCTGGGCCAATATTCAATTGGCGATCGAGCGCGGAGACGCCTGAAATGCCGTCTGGGAATTCGGATCGAGTGCCGATTGAGCTTGCCGTAGAAGCACCTGCCGGAGTGCGACGGATTGTATTGACTGGATTTATGGGCGCGGGAAAGACGACGGTCGGGCGCTTGCTGGCCCGGCGTCTATCTTGGCAATTTCTTGACGTCGATGCCGAGATCGAAGCCACCACGGGAACCACAATCGCGCAGATCTTCCAGAATCGCGGCGAACCCTGGTTCCGTCAGTTCGAACAGGAGACAATCCGCCGGCTGCTGGCCTCCGAATCGCTCGTCCTCGCCCTAGGCGGCGGCGCAATCGAAGATTCGCACACCCGCAACCTGCTTCTAACCGGGGACGGCACGCGCCTGGTCCATTTGGAGGCCACTCTTGAAACCGTTCTCACCCGCTGCCGGGGAACGGAACCGCTGAGACCCGTCCTGCAGGACCGGGACAATCTCGAAGATCGCTACCGGCGCCGTCTGCCACTCTATCGCGCATCACACTTGACCGTCGCGGTCGATTCCCTGCCCCCGGGCGCGATTGTGGAGACCATTCTCGAATCGATCGGGTCAAACCAATCAATCGGTCAGCCGATCGTCGGCCAAATCAAGGAGCTGCAACGTTAAGGAAGGAATCCGAAAGGAAATCCGGCCCGGATTTCCTGCCTTTTGGCAAAACTGGTTGGACCCTTACCATAGTGCGGAAGCATCCAAGTTTCAGCCTTGCTATCATCAGGATAGTTTGCGCCTTACAGAAAACCGGCGGCGTTGCCGCAAGTGAGGTCTTCCCTTCCGAATGTCCACTGCCCCTTCAGCGACCGCCAAAGCGGGAATCCAGTTGCCCGCTCCGGCAGCGGGATCGAAGTCGCCGACAATTTTGGAAAAAGCATCCGGACCGGGAAGCGCCTCCGCCGTGCTGCATCCCGCACCGGGCGCCACGGCTACATTCATAGGCGACCTGCGCGAACTCTTCAAATTTAAGGTGACGGCGATGGTCCTGGTCACCACCTGGGCCGGTTTCTACCTTGGATCGATGCACTCCGGGATCTCCAGCATCCAACGCGGCCAATTCGAAACCTTGCTGGAAACCCTTGTCGGCGTGGCACTTGTCTCCGCAGGCGCAAGCGCGCTGAACGAAGCCCTGGAGCGCAAGACCGACGCCAAGATGATCCGCACCGCCCAGCGGCCCATCGCGGCCGGACGGATTTCGCTCTTCCAGGGCCTCGCGCTCGGTCTGGGAGCAGTCATTTCCGGTGGTCTGTGGTTGCAGTACTTCACCAACCAGCTCACCGTGGGCCTGGCGCTGCTGACCGTCTTCCTGTACGTAGCCATCTACACGCCGCTCAAGCAGGTTACGACGCTCGCCACATTCCTCGGGGCATTTCCCGGCGCGGCAGGTCCGCTGCTCGGGTGGACAGCCGCGCGCGGCCAGATCGAGTGGCCCGGCATTGCCCTCTTCGCGATCCTTTTCGTATGGCAGTTTCCGCATTTCATGGCCATCGCCTGGCTCTACCGGCATGACTACGGCCGCGCCGGCATCCGCATGCTCCCGGTTGTGCAGCCGGACGGCTTTTCCACCGTGATCGAAGCGCTTTTCTATGCGGTGCTCATGATTCCAGTGAGCCTCGCGCCCTGGTGGCTCGGCATGGCCGGGCTGACCTACGCGATCCTGGCCACGGTGCTGGGGCTGGTTTATCTTGGCTACACCATCCGCTTCAGCCGCATTCTGCGCGCCACGACTGAGACGCAAAGCCGCATGTTCGCCCGCGATCTGTTGAAGGTGAGCGTCCTCTACCTGCCGCTGCTGCTCACCGTCCTGATGCTCGCCGCGACTGTGAAATAGCTCTCATTTTTCCTCATGATTCGCGAAGAATCGCCAACGACGAACTAACACTGACCTGGAATTATGACGACTCAAACCACAGCCCACAATCGACAAATACCTCCCACAGCCAGTCCCCGGCCGTACATCGCAGCGATCGTCGCCATCAGCCTGGTGGCCACGCTGTTCCTCTTCTGGCTGATTTATGTTCATCCGGCAGCGGACGCAGCCAGCGTCGAACTCACCTTCCTGCCCGCGCTCAACGCACTGTTCAACGGACTCAGCGCCTCGGCCCTGCTCATCGGCTACACGTTCATCCGGGCGAAGCGAATTCCTGCTCATCGCGCGGCCATGTTCACGGCCTTTGCGTTTTCGTCTCTTTTCCTGGTCAGCTACATCGTCAATCACGCCTTGCATGGCGAAAGCCACTATCCCGGCCACGGCCTCATCAAGACCATCTACCTCGGAATCCTGATCAGCCACGTCCTCCTGAGCGTGATCGCGCTGCCTCTGGTTCTGACGACTTTCTTCTTTTCTCTCAGCGGCAGAATTCCCATGCACCGCAAAATCGCCCGCTGGACCTTCCCAATCTGGTTGTATGTATCGGTGACGGGCGTGGTTGTTTACGCAATGCTGGCCGCGGCGCGGGCATAAGCTGAAGACGAAGGGACGAATGCTCGCAGCCCCGATGGCACCCAAGCGCCAAACAACCGGTCAGGATAACCTTCTACCCGACGACGGCACGACCCAGCTACTACGCTGGGGATCGCTCATCATGGCCGTGGGAGTGGTGGCAATCGGCCTCCTGATGACACTGCTCGGCGGCGTCGGTGTCGAAGGGGCGCGCTCAAACTCCGGCTGGCTGGCGCTGATTACCGGCATGATGTGCCTTCCTTTCGGCTTGATGCTGACCGTCCTGGGCGCGGCAAAGTGGCTGCGCAGGCGCAGTCTGAAACGCGAACTGGGACGCGATCAGGGACGCAATCCAGGGCGCAACAAATAGCAATGCGGCCTTAACTCAACCCCGGCTGGCAGAAGACAGGCGAATCCTCTGCTATTCTTTTTCCTTACGTCCCGTGATTGGGCAAGTGGAGCGAATTTTATGGCAAAGAGCGTAAACAAAGTAATTCTGTTGGGAAATGTGGGCAAAGACCCGGATATTAAGGTTCTGCCGAGCGGGCAGCCCGTGGCCAACTTCTCGATTGCGACCAGCGAACGGTTCAAAGACCAGCAGGGCAACTGGCAAGACCGCACCGAATGGCACAACCTGACCGCCTACGGGAAACTGGCCGAGATTGTGCGTGACTACGTGAAAAAGGGCAACAAGCTTTACGCCGAGGGCCGCCTGACCACCCGCAGTTGGGACGACAAGGAAAGCGGCAAGAAGGTCTACCGGACCGAGATTGTCGTCGGCGACATCTCGCTGCTCTCAGGCCGCGGTGAGGAAGGCGGAAGCTCCGGCGGAAGCTATCAGCAGCGCGGCAGCAATTCCAGCAACACATCGAGCTTCGATCAGCGCCCTTCCGGCGGTGACGACTACGCACACTCGGCAGAAATCACCGACGACGACATACCCTTCTGACCACTTTCGAGGCCATGGATGCGCAACTGATGACAGGGCGCATCCATGGAGCTTCATCAATCCATGGATGCCCGTCCGCAGAAAGCACGGACCACCATCCTCACTAAGCCTTGTTCGTGGGTTGATCCTCTTCGCGAAAGCCTTTAATTCCATCCCGAAATGCGCGAAACCCTTCGCCGATTCCCTTGCCCAGTTCCGGAATCTTCTTCCCTCCGAAGAAGAGCACGACGATTCCAAGGACTACTGCGAGGTGGGTGGGGGTGAATAAATTTTCAAGCATGAGGAGTCTCCTTTCGATGAGGCTCGTTTCAACAATTGGTGAATGCGAGGGCGAAGACTGAATGTATCTGACGATCAGTCGTGCCTCTCGGATTGATATCGAAGTCAATTCAGTGCAGCAATAGACTGCCCATTAGAGTCGCCAGCACAACACATGTGATGGCGACATAGATGCGGTCACGCTCCAAAGCAAAGCCGACAATCGAGAACGTCACCCGGATGATCGGGGTGAGCAGGAGCGCTATGATTCCCAATTGCGTTATGGCCAGCCCACGTTCTAGCTGGGTAACGCCATGAAGTTCGAATGCCTGACGCAGCATCAGACCAGGAAAGGCATAGAGCGAATGAGTGCCCTCAAAAAGATGGAAAGATACAGGCTTTGCATCCGGAGCTGTCAGAAATAGGAGTCCGCCAACAATTCCGGTTATGCTCGCTACGAGGACACCGCCGCGCAGGGTAGCCCCGATCAACCGTTGCAATTTCGTATCAGTCAATACAATAGCGCTCATAGCCTTCCTCTCAATC is drawn from Acidicapsa acidisoli and contains these coding sequences:
- the cyoE gene encoding heme o synthase gives rise to the protein MSTAPSATAKAGIQLPAPAAGSKSPTILEKASGPGSASAVLHPAPGATATFIGDLRELFKFKVTAMVLVTTWAGFYLGSMHSGISSIQRGQFETLLETLVGVALVSAGASALNEALERKTDAKMIRTAQRPIAAGRISLFQGLALGLGAVISGGLWLQYFTNQLTVGLALLTVFLYVAIYTPLKQVTTLATFLGAFPGAAGPLLGWTAARGQIEWPGIALFAILFVWQFPHFMAIAWLYRHDYGRAGIRMLPVVQPDGFSTVIEALFYAVLMIPVSLAPWWLGMAGLTYAILATVLGLVYLGYTIRFSRILRATTETQSRMFARDLLKVSVLYLPLLLTVLMLAATVK
- a CDS encoding DUF420 domain-containing protein: MTTQTTAHNRQIPPTASPRPYIAAIVAISLVATLFLFWLIYVHPAADAASVELTFLPALNALFNGLSASALLIGYTFIRAKRIPAHRAAMFTAFAFSSLFLVSYIVNHALHGESHYPGHGLIKTIYLGILISHVLLSVIALPLVLTTFFFSLSGRIPMHRKIARWTFPIWLYVSVTGVVVYAMLAAARA
- a CDS encoding single-stranded DNA-binding protein yields the protein MAKSVNKVILLGNVGKDPDIKVLPSGQPVANFSIATSERFKDQQGNWQDRTEWHNLTAYGKLAEIVRDYVKKGNKLYAEGRLTTRSWDDKESGKKVYRTEIVVGDISLLSGRGEEGGSSGGSYQQRGSNSSNTSSFDQRPSGGDDYAHSAEITDDDIPF
- a CDS encoding Sec-independent protein translocase subunit TatA/TatB; this translates as MLENLFTPTHLAVVLGIVVLFFGGKKIPELGKGIGEGFRAFRDGIKGFREEDQPTNKA
- a CDS encoding POTRA domain-containing protein yields the protein MKAKKEPTNRTKSRAGFRGGPLRVTGLFFACLLGTLDGNGRFAAVAQAIGPETRQPSTDKSAGSESLPDAPSPQQEGAASESNSAARPASLASPRPYEGDFAGSEQTAEDRLEALEGKTVLRIDFEGVAAPRLAPLPDQLPQQPNVPLRAENVRQSLRRLYASGLYDSITAQGSIADGRVVLVFRGTPRTFIGLVSVNGAKGSNTNSLLARISRLTPGTRFVASGLDRAEAAMRHSLADSGYYEPVFSYSLSQHPENQLVDIAFTVDSGPHAKIGAVSVSGESGLTPEEFRSYSKLKSGHTVDQETTSRALNGVENHYRKEQRLEAEVRQESKQYIVANKAVDYQFFANRGPVVHVSVDGVKLSDAKMRKLLPIYEEGSVDEDLLNEGSRRLQNYCQRLGFFDVKVQHEQKPPSADLVDIAFHVQLGARHRVGSVTIAGAKYFDLPTLQERLSVRARDAFDREGVYNQSLVNTDVSSLEAIYQNNGFAHVKVTPEILDEDNRGQGNGAQPGAGQSRSQSQDQSQSRSRAHGKLVGLDVVYHIEEGQQERIHSVQLEGTERIAPAQLTKLLNTAPGQPLSPESLAGDREALLTYYLSRGFDQAQVDVAQAAPQGTQKTDKQTQENQQPDKQTGASGQVDIIFHIREGEQVFLRGLMITGLHYTRPQTIAHGITMKEGEPLDQSALLDTQRNLYDLALFNEVSPVIQNPTGEEPRKTVLLQTTEARRWDLSYGGGFEVQTGTVNGGSSPGPNGTVGASPRGVLELSRINLFGRDQTVSVRGNLGLLEQRVQFVYQYPHVFGARNFNFSFSAGYNNSQDVVTYSASQLEGSLRLTEKFNGEHTLFSKANTFIYQFVYRRVKVNQDSVALPITEIPLLLQAVRVGGPSFTWIRDTRDAPLDAHRGTYTSFQEFISSAIFDSEANFNQLDASNSSYYDLDHHRFVLARNTRYGQERAYGNAVDESIPLPERLYAGGGNSHRGFGVNSAGPRDPQSGFPIGGAAVFVNSTELRMPPPTLPYVGNSVSFVLFHDMGNVFDNSRDVWPSFLRFRQQDRAGCRDLAPGPPTGTVTSTGTEGTCSFNYFSHALGLGLRYHTPVGPVRVDFSWNLNPPIYPVTYNTITDTNLTNPYEGEGAHFNFFFSLGQSF
- a CDS encoding DUF1634 domain-containing protein, which encodes MSAIVLTDTKLQRLIGATLRGGVLVASITGIVGGLLFLTAPDAKPVSFHLFEGTHSLYAFPGLMLRQAFELHGVTQLERGLAITQLGIIALLLTPIIRVTFSIVGFALERDRIYVAITCVVLATLMGSLLLH
- a CDS encoding shikimate kinase, which encodes MPSGNSDRVPIELAVEAPAGVRRIVLTGFMGAGKTTVGRLLARRLSWQFLDVDAEIEATTGTTIAQIFQNRGEPWFRQFEQETIRRLLASESLVLALGGGAIEDSHTRNLLLTGDGTRLVHLEATLETVLTRCRGTEPLRPVLQDRDNLEDRYRRRLPLYRASHLTVAVDSLPPGAIVETILESIGSNQSIGQPIVGQIKELQR
- a CDS encoding sigma-70 family RNA polymerase sigma factor encodes the protein MGLSKSPGVTDTDLPAADATETAKAETGYDPVRESAQTQTAENASNTQEQEDSSDRDRSEGARTDRSEESVPASTGPAKTQDAGAEGESAEAVILARAQSGDHAAFAQLYSAHKRRVYSLCLRMLGNVAEAEDLTQESFLQLHRKIATFRGDSAFSTWLHRLTINVVLMHLRRKGLNLISLDEALDPSPDHGPARSFGAPDLRLTGSIDRMTLEKAVESLPAGYRLIFVLHDIEGYEHNEIATLLDCSIGNSKSQLHKARMKLREALRAPADEEMAK